Within the Erigeron canadensis isolate Cc75 chromosome 6, C_canadensis_v1, whole genome shotgun sequence genome, the region TATAACAATTCATTCAATTTAAATCTTAAAtctcaaataataataaagctatatataaatataatatcaacCAACAACAGAAACATATATTGCATGCtaatattaatactaataataataatcgatGTTATAGGAGACAGAGTCTTGTAGCTACACCTCCAAGTATTGTAGGGATGAAAGAAGTCCTTATTGTCGTTCAATCACCCAAATCAATATTTAAACACTACCAACTCAtcaattatcaaataaaattataaaaggaaGCTTTTGATTCGTAGcatcaattaatttaatttagtaTAAAGAAAAATCGAACAACAATCAAAGTGTGTTGTTAGTATACACCGAACAACCGGTTTCAGACCAAAATATGAGTATTAAACTATATTTcaaatatacaataataattaatactatCTTATTTACATAGTGAATGAAAGACTATTTATATAATCCCAATAGAACAGAAAACCAAAACATTACCGATAATGCTATAATAGCAAATAATACTGTAAAACGAAGAAAGATAGCAACGGAAATAAACAAAACTCAAATGAAGATGATTTGACCAGTGTTTAAGACTTCCCTTCCGCTACCACTTGATCTGAAAGGTGGTTGTTAGGCACCACCGGAGAAGGTATTGGTGGAGGAGAGGTAGACAGAAGTGGGCTTCCTTTTGGGTAGCCATGCCATGCCGTAAAACAACTGGCTAACGTTTTCATCGGTTTTCCCATTTGTACGATAGTCTATCGGTaaccaaaaaatattaaacagcAAACAtaagatatttttgaaaatatttgaaGAATCTTTTCAACCTCCCCTTTTGTCTCCGGTGGGTAAACCTGGGtgattgaaaagttaaaaatgcTATAAGGGAAATGAAATCAAAAGCAAGCCCTAATCAATATACCACATGATAAAAGTTGCTTCCATGGCAAAAAAAAATCACCTTATAGCAACATTCTAATCTGTGTTCTCAAATCAATCACCTAAAAAGTCACCAACAAAGATCAAACTCtcataaaaaagttttaaataaaaatgaattaccAGACAAGCTGGAGTTCTAGGAGGAGGATTTTTTTGAGACAGAGCCAATTCAACTTCATCACATTGGACTTCTTCTACTTCACACAAAACCATCACCAGCCATTATATTTGAaaccaaactatatatttagatcTGGAATAAAAATGGTTTCTTAATccctataatatatattgtaactaAAATGACACTGCTAATCCTAAACATCAAGTTTCGTCCTTTAGTTTTCAAAATGACACTGCTAATCCTTTATAGGTGGATAAGGTTCTGATTCAGTCCTTTAAGTTAACGTCCGTTTACTTGACTCTGTTTTCTCCCTCACGTGCATCTCACGTGAGGGTATTTTCGCCTTTTCATACCGCTAAAGGACCAAATTTGATAATTTTCTAGaaattcttttcttcttctaccTTTCACCTTCATgttcatataaacataaacaccatctatacatatctatacattacatacacatatctatatatatatatatagatacacaaaCAAATTTTCAGATCTAACAAAAACTTATGATTTTCGACACTATCAAGATTCGACACCCCCGTCACCAGCCCATCACTATTAAGATTCGACaataccaccaccaccaccttccaGCTCCGGCTACCCTCACCACCCCGTCTATCTTGATGGATGCACAATAccctcaccaccaccatcgaCTGCCATCGGATCTTAACAAAACCCACCAACTAAATCCGACAAACAAGGCCGGCAtcgaaaaattatatatatatatatatatataacgactAATCTTATAGAAAacatctattttatatatatagatcggaGATATAATGTTCGAATGGGGTTTAGATCCAAACGTCAATCGAAAAACGGTGTCAAATACCCATGTATAGATCAAAGATACCGTGACTGGGTGTGAGCAATGGTGATGATAGCTATATTGTGTTGATGGAGATGCGACAGCGGTTAATAGGCCGAAAAGAACGTCGGAAAAATGGAGACAACCGACGCGGCACGTATATGTTGTTGGGGATCTAAATCTGATCACCCCCACCAAAAATGGAGACAACCCGACGGTGTAGATGactggaaaaagaaaaaaaggtagGTTTTTGGCCGGAATTTTCAGTACCCGAAAGGTTAATTTTTCCGATTCCTTTTCATTCACAGTGGCTTCAATCACTCAAtgaatcatttttttcttagtGTTGGTAACCACTGCTTGCGGTTACAAAATTGGTAGGAATGGATGAATGGAAAAAGGATTTTATGAAACCAAAATTTGAAGTAGTATGAATGTCTCCCAAGTCCCAATGTTACTGTTGTTGTGCTGCTTTCTTATTATATCATCCCCACACAAACATGCACAACACAAATGGTGGGTGGCTTTTTGTGGGATGGGCTGGCCCAGAACAAAGAAATGATGGTGAGGATGGAAATTTTGAGGTTTTTACTTGACTGCTTGGTTCCTAATCTTCCAGCAAACAACTAGGAAATGAAATGAACAAGAAGGTGGAAGGAGAATATGTAGAGAAGATAAGATATAGATGATATGAACAAGAGGGTGGAAGGAAGGAGTAAAAGGAATAATATCAAGTTTAGTCCTTTAGGAATGAAAAAGACGTAAATACTCTCACGTGGGAAGCACGTGAAGGAGAAAACGGAGGCCAATAAACGGACGTTAACTTAAAGGACTGAATCAGAACCTTATCCACCTATAAAGGATTAGCAGTGTCATTTTGAAaactaaaggacgaaacgtgatgTTTagggtaaaccacagggacgatccGAGAaattttctctttatatttataaaatgaacAGATTTATTGTGTGGAATTAATGATAAAAATCTAAgatacaacaataataataagaataataatacatGCCGTAATTATTGCATGGaaacaaaatgaaagaattGAGTGGTCGAATTTTAATCACTTTCATAAGTCAGACCGGCATATATGAAAGAAACAGATGCAATTGAATCAAAAATAAGTGAAGACTTAAGAATATGAAAAGTGGCGGCGGCACAAATGGTTGTGGAGGGGTCACATGTAAAAAGGGGCAAAAGTGACCGATGGTGGTGCTGGTGATAGGGTTGGAGATGGAGTAGGCAAGGGGGTAGGAATCGTCAGAGCAAAAGAGAGAGGGAGGGGGTTTAGATCGAGGGTGAGTGAACCAATTTTTTTGTTAGGGTTTGATTTATAATCTTTCAAGGGCATTATTGGCACTTTATCTAAATagtaaagtaaaaataaaaacaaaaaggggtagttttgactttttaaaggtagaaaagtttaataaaaaaatagccaGTTTGCTTAtttaaatagtatatatataacagttaCTCGGTATTCGACATCAAGGAACATCTCACTATATAATTGTGAAGTCCTGCACGTATTCTAGAATACGAGATGTAACCATAAGCTGTTACAggtgatttaaaaaaaaaaactcataaacTTGTCACTTATAAGAGTCGAACCTAAAACCTGTggtgaaaaaccaaaaatgcaTCTCCCAATTAAACTAGTTTCGTTTAAACGAAAAACATATATCAATTCAAAAGAATATACGATTAAATACTTTTCTTTCCATTATTATTTACtattatattaatcatttttttaattttaatattcaaatattccATCATCGGTCTGCTTGCTCCGCTATCTCAATTCTCTGAAACCAAGTTACCTCTTCCAACATAAATCCAACtacaaaataaatcaaatttttcactcaaaaccctaattctacAATCCCCAATTCCCAATTCCAATCGAATTCCTTTCAACCCCAATCCAACTAATCAAACCCCAcgtcaaaaatccaaaaacccccaattttcATCACCTTTATGACCTTCAATTTCTCATAATCATGAATCTTGCCCCACAATCACCTTTCACCGCCAATCAAACCACCGCTTCACCACCGTCACCCTCCGCCGACGACAACCTCGAACCAACATGGTATGGCAACATCCAATACCTCCTTAACATCTCTGCTGTTGGTACAATCACCTGCATTCTTGTTTTCTTGTTCGTTAAGCTTCGTAGCGATCACCGACGTATGCCCGGTCCCACTGCCATTGTTTCTAAGCTGCTTGCAGTCTGGCACGCTACTGGCCGTGAGATTGCCAGACATTGTGGTGCAGATGCTGCACAGTTTTTGTTGATTGAAGGAGGTAGTTTTTTGTTGATTGTTTGTATTGCGGTTGTTTCGATTATTGTTTTGCTTCCTTTGAATATATATGCAGGAAATGTATCTATGGTTGATCAGTTTTCAATGACTACTATTAGTCATATCGGTAAAGGGTCGGGTTTACTTTGGGtgcattttgtttttgttgtgtttgttgttgttttagtACATTTTGGAATTAATGAGGTCGAGGGACGGTTGAGGATTACTAGGTTTAGAGATGGGTATGGAAACCCGAGTGATCCTACTAGTGCTAATTCGTCTGCTATATTTACGTTAATGATACAAGGGATACCGAAAAGTATAGGGAGTGAAAGGGATTCGTTGGTTGAGTATTTTCAACATAAGTATCCGGGGAAGGTTTATAAGGTAATTGTCCCGATGGATTTGTGTGCGTTGGATGATTTAGTTACAGATTTGGTTAAAGTTAGAGAAGATGTTGCAAAGTTGGTTAGTAAGATGGAAACACAAGGTTTGTCGTATGAGGATGTTAGTTATGGGATCTTGGGCGATTTTAATGATGGGACGAGGGGAAAGTTTGATGCTTTATGGCAAGGGGTGAAGGATTTATGGAGACGGGGTTGTGATGAACTTGGGTTTTCGGATGATGAGAGATTGAGAAAGTTGCAAGAACGTAGAGCAGATTTGGAGAGTGAAATGGCGGGTTATAAAGATGGCAGAGCAAAAGGTGCTGGGGTTGCGTTTGTTGTGTTTAAAGATGTTTATACTGCAAATAAGGCTGTTCAAGATTTTCGTAATGAGAAGAAGCGACGGGTGGGAAAGTTTTTTTCTGTCATGGAGTTGCAACTGCAGAGgaatcattggaaggttgaacggGCACCTTTAGCAACTGATATCTATTGGAACCATTTGGGGTCGTCGAAACTGTCTTTGAGGATTCGGAGAATTTGTGTGAACACGTGCTTGTTGTTACTGCTTCTTTTTTGTAGCTCTCCTCTTGCTGTAATCAGTGCTCTCAAGAGTGCCGGAAGGATAATAAATGCAGAAGCAATGGATAATGCTCAATTATGGTTAACTTGGCTTCAAAGCTCAAGCTGGCTAGCGACTATCATATTTCAGTTTTTGCCAAATGTTCTTATTTTCGTGAGTATGTATATAGTCGTTCCTTCTGCCCTTTCATATCTTTCCAAATTTGAACGCCATCTTACTGTTTCTAGTGAACAACGGGCTGCACTTTTAAAGATGGTTTGCTTTTTTCTGGTAAACCTCATTCTTTTGAGAGCACTCGTAGAATCATCTCTAGAAAGTGCAATTTTAAAGATGGGTAGGTGTTATTTGGATGGTGAAGATTGTAAAAGAATCGAGCAATACATGAGCGCTTCTGTCTTGTCAAGATCCTGCCTTTCTTCGGTGGCATTTCTCATCACAAGTACATTCTTGGGGATTTCTTTTGATCTTTTAGCACCCATACCATGGATTAAGAAAAAGCTGCAGAAGTTTAGAAAGAACGATATGCTGCAACTTGTGCCAGAACAAAGTGAGGAGTATGCTCTTGAAGAAAACCAAGATACCGAGGGCCTTGAAAGACCACTTATCTCTTCAAATAATGCAGTTGACGTACATGATATACATGAACAAGATCTTTCTGAATATCCCATAAGCAGAACCTCACCCGTGCCCAAACAGACATTTGATTTTGCACAATATTACGCTTTCAATCTAACCATTTTTGCGCTGACTTTGATTTACTCTTCGTTTTCTCCGCTTATTGTCCCTGTGGGTGCAATCTATTTCGGCTACAGGTACGTGGTTGACAAGTACAACTTCTTATTTGTCTACAGAGTTCGGGGATTTCCTGCTGGAAATGATGGAAGGTTAATGGATACAGTATTGTTTATCATGCggatatgtgttgatttgtTTCTCGTTTCGATGATTTTATTCTTTTCGGTTAGAGGGGATTCCACAAAGTTGCAAGCTATATTCACTCTTGCTGTTTTAGTGATACATAAGCTTTTACCTTCTGAGAATGATGGGTTTCAGCCAGCTTTATTGCAAAGCATACAAACTGTTGAGAATGTTGTAGATGGGCCTATCGATTATGAGGTCTTTTCTAAACCTAAATTTGAATGGGATACATATCACTCATGATTTCCTTATAATACGATCTGTTTTTGCACCAAATTTGTAGACTTTGTTATTGGAgatgatgtatatatagatatatatattcctGTGTATGAGAAGCTACTTGATTCCTTTGTGGCTTTGTGTATGAGACCTTTGTGTTCTTTTTACTTCAGTCAAAGCTCTTGATTCTTGGTCTTATTATTTATGGTGTTATTGCCCCAACTAGTGGTATTAATGAAGTAGAACCAATGCTTAAAAGAACCTTTTCCATGTGCAATTTTCACCCCAAATTAAAAACGATACCCAATCTCGCTATGTGTAAGGTATGAGGGAAGTGGGGTGTAGACAATCCTATCCGATAGCACTATGTGCAAGGGAAGTAGGGTGTAGACAATCCTATCCGATAGCACTATGTGCAAGATATGAGCAAGTTGAGATGTTGACAATATTACCCGATAGTAGAAAAGATTTCGTTTGGATTACACAATATGTAAAGTTCCCAAAACAATATTTTGGGGTTGATGAATTGACATATAAGTTTTTcttcatatattttttgtgtgccactaattactttttttttttttggccatTCCAAAAAAAGTAAGCTATATATTTATAACCACATTGATGACAGGTTTTAATATTCCAGATGACTGCCATTGTCCATGACTGCCATTGTCCTTTCACATGTATAATAATTTGTGCATGACTTTATAGATCCCTTTTTACCAAATAAGATGATGGAGGTTGAAGCTCCCAAAACTCCAAAGGACATTACTGCAATTTTTCTCAATGAAATGAAGGTAAATCATAACCgatcttttctatttttgtatagAGTGATGTGATTATGTTCTTAGAGGGTTTGTCATTCGAGACACATATAAGCACCTTCAATGAAGGTTTATAAGTCAAGTGTATAGTGTCATGACCTTGATGTGACGACTTTACTATGAATTTCCCTATAATTTGGTCAAGTTTAAaagctaataataataaaaaaagtttgtgtgTAAACtttaaagagagaaagaaaatagGTCATGCACATAGCTAgataaactaattttttaaaaagtatcaCATGACAACATGAGGATTAATTGTTAGGAGAAcccatatatatgatatataaatggTTCATAGGATATATAGCTAGGATTTGAGatgttaatatataaaagatggTCCATGAAAACTAGGAGTGCCAATGTGCCATTGAACTTCTTAAATTGTAGATGCTCTAAACAGTACCCCACAAATTACTTCACGTGTTGCATGTTACAATACATGTATATCGTACAACACTCACAATATATCAGCTATCTTTGATTGATATTTAATGCTAAAGTtaagtctttttattttatatcataaCATTCgtgacttttatttatttatttatttattattattttttttaaaggtgaatttcgctgcaaacttcgtgtcgcgaatagacagcggaaggtctagcatacgttgtcttaaccgggtccgcgctagagagttcctcgaagtagaaatgactatttcaaatacccgatgaggggaaaaccccctactaatccaccCGAAGGCACGACAATCAATAGGAGTAAACTCTGCcctctcagacttgaacatgagaatacccaagccaaaccctcataaagggacttctTTATGTCctcttagggggtgtttggtatgatagaATGTAAATGagagaaagggaatgagaaagacttcctttgtttgtttgcgacgaagaaagggaatgagaaaggagaaaggGGAATTAAtttcattctctccattctctacaaattgtagagaatgggtgagaatggaaaagaaaaaaaataaaaatttattttgaagatgttatatgtaataaatgtattattatttaaaattttattttttatatatattcattctctgtgggtaccaaatAATAGAATTCATTCTCTTTCTAAATACTCATTCgctttctcactattttcattctctattacattttcattctctacgattccctcctaccaaacaccctttaaaagcttgaactcaagacctcatGGATAAGAGGATGGTATATCAACAATTGAGCTAATGCTCAAGGACTCGtgacttttattaatatatataaaattaaaactaacgAGCTAAGAGGCTAGTGATACAAACAGAGAGTGCTGATAATATACATAGAAagttaaaaactgaaaaattacATCATTTTGACTATTCAAATATTGATGATCTATTTGAGAGCCATATAAATCGGTTTCTTTGACTGCAAAGCGGAACGAAGAAGTTTTGCTAGAGAAGATGCATTCGTCTTTGatcttttatatgtataatccAAATATATGCGAGGACAACAAGGTTGATGTATTTGCTTTATCTTTGCCGATCGAGAAAAGTgtctttatgttttttaaagAGCTTTTTGATGCTTAACTATAACTACATACACTAAAGGT harbors:
- the LOC122606335 gene encoding CSC1-like protein At4g35870, with protein sequence MNLAPQSPFTANQTTASPPSPSADDNLEPTWYGNIQYLLNISAVGTITCILVFLFVKLRSDHRRMPGPTAIVSKLLAVWHATGREIARHCGADAAQFLLIEGGSFLLIVCIAVVSIIVLLPLNIYAGNVSMVDQFSMTTISHIGKGSGLLWVHFVFVVFVVVLVHFGINEVEGRLRITRFRDGYGNPSDPTSANSSAIFTLMIQGIPKSIGSERDSLVEYFQHKYPGKVYKVIVPMDLCALDDLVTDLVKVREDVAKLVSKMETQGLSYEDVSYGILGDFNDGTRGKFDALWQGVKDLWRRGCDELGFSDDERLRKLQERRADLESEMAGYKDGRAKGAGVAFVVFKDVYTANKAVQDFRNEKKRRVGKFFSVMELQLQRNHWKVERAPLATDIYWNHLGSSKLSLRIRRICVNTCLLLLLLFCSSPLAVISALKSAGRIINAEAMDNAQLWLTWLQSSSWLATIIFQFLPNVLIFVSMYIVVPSALSYLSKFERHLTVSSEQRAALLKMVCFFLVNLILLRALVESSLESAILKMGRCYLDGEDCKRIEQYMSASVLSRSCLSSVAFLITSTFLGISFDLLAPIPWIKKKLQKFRKNDMLQLVPEQSEEYALEENQDTEGLERPLISSNNAVDVHDIHEQDLSEYPISRTSPVPKQTFDFAQYYAFNLTIFALTLIYSSFSPLIVPVGAIYFGYRYVVDKYNFLFVYRVRGFPAGNDGRLMDTVLFIMRICVDLFLVSMILFFSVRGDSTKLQAIFTLAVLVIHKLLPSENDGFQPALLQSIQTVENVVDGPIDYEVFSKPKFEWDTYHS